The following nucleotide sequence is from Sparus aurata chromosome 22, fSpaAur1.1, whole genome shotgun sequence.
ATCAAGAATGTTGCCAAAACAGCAAAGAAAGAACAACTGGTTATTGCCTACAATCAGCTGTTCGAGAGCAAAGTAAGTGATGATAATTATGTCTGATGTTGAACATTGTGGCCCAGTTTTGGCTCGTAAACTCATTTAAAAGTGCACATTAGGGCTGCAcagtgatgtgaaaaataatccAAATCGCAGTAGGactaagtgcaatatccaaatcgtGAGAACTgcagttattttatttatttttaatgaaaatctGTAGTGCTGCAGTGATGCTCTGGCCTGCAAAGCCTCTTCTCCAGGTGTAATAAATCATGTTTGTTTGGCAGAGACCtggagaaatgccacatcaTGTTGATTTTACTACTTTTCAATGACTTTGTAAATTGTGATGTACAATTTAATTATCTATAATAATCATGAATTATATCGTAATTGCAGTATCACTTTTTGAGGCATATCGTGCTGCCCTGTATgttaatttctttctctttgtgtcaCTTGCAGCGGTTTAAAGGCACAGAACCAATCGAAGAAGTGACCGAGCAGGTCAAAGCTGTCAAAATTGAAGAAAAACCCAAAGAAGTCAAAGAGGTTGTGGACGAGGTACAGCTCCAGGGTGTCGACTTTTGCCGATGTTGTCATTGTTGGCAGTTTATTTTCCATTTATGGCCGTGCACACTTACACacttctgctgctcctgctttTCACAGGGTCCGCCCAAGTACACCAAGTCGGTACTGAAGAAAGGTGACAAGGTAAACTTTCCGAAGAAAGGCGAAACTGTGAGCTGCTGGTACACTGGTTCCCTGGAGGACGGGACTGTCTTTGACACCAATATCCCCGCAGGTATGACAAATGAACAATTCAATTCTTGAGAATGCCGAGCTAGTTTGTTTACCACTTGAAACCATTCAGTGTTTGTCGTAAATGCCAATAGCAATCGTCTTGAATGATCTTCGGGTTTGAACCtgccctcttctctctctgcagcggcaagaaagaaaaggcaaacTAAACCACTGAGCTTCAAAGCTGGCTTGGGCAGAGTCATCAGAGGAGTGagtaatgatgtttttttttgttctgtttcgCCAAACTTGTTTCCGTTTCACAGTATGTCATCAACACTGATCCTTTGTTTCTCACAGTGGGATGAGGCCATCATGACGATGAGCAAGGGTGAAACGGCTCGATTGGAGATTGAACCAGAGTGGGCCTATGGAAGGAAGGGTGTCCCTGAAAACAAGTATCCTTTTCTTTGGCTGAGTTGAGGCATGTCgtgtaaatatgtgtttgtgttcagttgaGTTTAGTCGGCGGACTTTTCAGCTGGTCAGTTCTGTGTGGCTGAAGCTCATTTGATCGTCAGTGCTCATAATGTGTTTACAGTCATTCGCATCGACAGCTGTCCCTTCCTTAACTCCAACTCTTCCAGAATTCCACCCAACGCAAAGCTGATTTTCGAGATCGAGCTTGTGGCTGTGGATTAACTGCCGAACGTTGGCCAGCATGCGTTTCATTTAAAggacagagggggagaaaagaatCAACGGCCTTGTTAAGATTCAAGTTAAAATGATATGTGGACTGCACTGTTCTGTTTCTACTTTGTCTCATCACGTTACAGGAAACGATGACCAGTTATTACAATGTCTTATGTTTTGGCCCAAATGTGGCGGCTTGTCAATAATGTATATATGAGACACCCTGAAACCTTAttctctgtatttttctttttcttttgcatgtaaatgtaaaataaacctGTTTCAGAGACTTAAGTATGGAAtggttttctgtgtttcatgtCATCAGGGTTAACTAATAATTTTACAAGCACATATATGTTGGATGTCACTTAACTTGCAAAGGAAAATACAAGTTCTTACATACCATTACTTCCAGATTATCTTGTATTTAAAAaggtttgtcattttttttaggGCTAAATTTGAGCACTTTCAATGTACCTCAAGCTAAAATTCAGGCTTTAtcataaaaaaattacaataaatgcAATTGCAAAATGTCCTTAGACCCAAAGCAAGTTAATGCTGTGAAGTCTTTTATAGGCATATTAGGTTATAGTGTGCCAGATGTTCAAAAATTCAAATCAAGCATCTTCCTAACAACCTGGTGAAAATTAGTACAATTTACACAAGTTTGTACATTCAAATAGTTCCTAATGCTGGTTGAAAGCTGAAGCTCAGGGTTCGTACGgctgcttgaaatccttgaaagtgcttgaatttcaatgttgtgttttaaaggtctgaaaagtgcttggattttggTTTAAGTgattgaaagtgcttgacattataactctgtgtcttggcaacattgggatcagagtGGATAGTTtacttattacaaggagaaataaaatcagtgtgtgtgtgtgtgtgtgtgtatcatcacacatgcagcctggtaacaatagagaaggatggctgaggagaaggtgaatttgatacaatttggactgatgacacgttcaatattaatacactttgatgaataagcgaaaagcttataaaagtttatgtcaaaaaagaatattacagggtgctctcaggtctctctttgtcccggtgcaagtgtacctgaagtggcttcccttttttggataaaactgtgttctcctttaatttctaaagtttttgctgtcatgaaacatcattttagatgtttacagcataatacaatgtacataattgtgataaaaagtgaaaaaaataatcatgagtatatatatttctgtagatatgtattttaccccagcgataaggtgctggaaaatgttgtaaatgaccctcaaaagtgcttgaaaactgcttgaatttgaccttgaaaaatgtgtacgaaccctggaaGCTACATTAATGTGTGTTGGTCTTTCATATTTACTGACACAAACCAAGTCTCACTTGTCTTTCTATCCAATATTAATGAATGTACTGCAGAGAATAAATTTAGATTTTAATAAATCTCCACATCAAGTACAGACTTCCCTTCAGTAACACAACTATGAGCAACATGCAACTCTGATATTTAGAGGCAAATAGAGATTGAGAAATAACAACTCTTAAACTACAGATGGTGATTACAAatagtctttttaaaaaaagggtatTTAAAATGATCAGTTGGTGGTTTGCTTAAGGGCACCACTTTCATTGCAggatacaaaacacaaacagttctCTTTTGTCCAAGCCAATATTTATTCTGTACAGCAGGATAACATTTAACTTGGGAAAAACTGATCCATGGTGACTGGGTTTCTCCTTCAGGGCATAGAAGCACTTAGGAGTTGGCGTTGGGTCCCTTCTTCTTTCCGAAGGTAGGCACAACGTTCACGAAGCGCCTGTTGTACTGGATGCGACGCTTGGCGCGgccagtcttcttcttcttcttctcctgcttgTCAACCTGGACAATGTGACAGAAAAGGCATCTGTTATTTTTCTAATCTTCATGACCAACGACATCCAACACAGAACATGTAAATACCATTTTCACAGATTTGGAAGCTACTGCAATGTGTTCAGGAGAAGATGTAAAGCGTGGATGTTCGAGTTTGTATTTTACTGGAATATAAAGTgtcataaaatacacaaaatcttCTTACCTTGGGTGTCTGTCCCCTCACTTTTCCGGCACGGGCCAGAGAACCGTGGACTTTACCTGAGGAGGGGGAAAAGGAAGATGGGAGTGTTAGTTGGGTTAATTCCCACACAAATCAAAGATCCTGCAATTGTTCAGACAATATGTCATCTAACAAAAGACTAACATGATACCTTTGGCCATAATCTACTGACAACATGCATCATTTTGAATTTTCATACTTCATACATGACGGTTGGTGATGGAGGAAATATTGGTTTTTGACTTTTATCATTAGAGTATATGAAGCCAGCTTGTGCGCTGAATCTTTAACGCTGAAACTAGACTACTGTGTGTCGTATTTCAATGTACTGACCTCCCAGAAGCCTGCCAGCTACCTCCAGGGTGCAGTGCTCTGAGACACCGCAGGATGCCAGGGAGGAATCATCCTCCAGTGGGCACCCAGCGAGCAACAGCACCTGATCCTCGACCAGGAGACCCTCCACAGCCTGGACATGGGCCTGAGACACACCAAACAATAATCATTTATAGCAAAACCCTTCACCAGGGGATGAAAGCATTACTAGGATTCACAGACATCACTGAACAACAGTGCTGCATTGACCTGATAACCGAGATATAAAAAGTTTGGTGAATCCTCACCAACTTATAACAATCAAATTACCTTGATCTGTCCAACAGTTTCCTGTCCGGTCACCTCAAGGGTGTGAGTGTTCTGGGCACGCAAGAAGAGCTGCATCTTGATGCTGGAAGACAAACCGAAAGGGAAGATAAGCTTTACTCATTGTCAATATATCTACTACGGAAATCAGCCTGTGGCGTCGGATTTATTTGTGACAGCAAACATCGGCTACAAAACCCGCCACGTTATACCTGCGTCTGAGGTTACTAAATATGCTAAACGTGGGGATACCGTGTCAAAATACATCCTGTCACAAAACTTTGAAGTTAAAAGACTAACGAGATGCAGAGGACAGCAACGTGCCGGGAGCTGGGGCAGACTTCTCCCCCTCGGTATCTTGCTAATGCTATGCTAGCATAACTAGCCGCATGGGACACGCGTTTCATAAAGTCGCTTAAAACACATGGAATATAGCGCAACTgttgaaaataaagaataacatATGATACATGATGATATAAAGGCTGTATTAGCGTAACTAAAACTTTCAGGGCTTTACATTTTTAGGATTTTTCGCTGAAATTACACAGGCCTTACCTCGTTGATGCTAGTCGTTCAACGCTAGGCATAGAAAGGGCTGTATAAGGGCCGACACTGCGCATGTGCGGATTTACGTAAGCCTAGATGGAAGCGGTGACCACGCCCATCGCACTTTGGACTGTGAAACAGCTCTTACGGGATCGATTATTTGGTTTTCCATTGTTTTAATTTGCAAAAATgactgtttatttaaaaaaaaaaaaaacaaagctcaaTAAAACACTTAAGTAACCATACAATTATTTAATCATCACTATAAGAAGCAGGACAACGTTTATTTGGGCATTTTTAAGtatggatttatttttattaactttACTCAATAAACAAGCTTTCGGTTCTTTATATTTCACTGTACATCACTATTTAGTAAAGGCTAAATTTAATACCTGTCAGATTGACTATAAGGCGATTGTTGCACTTCATACATGTGGAAAAAAGATCATTTCTGACCTTAAGAATATATGAAAGGTTGCTTGGTAATGTCTTAATGGCTCATGAATTCAATATATTGAACAATGTTGGAATGGAAAGGATGAAGTCAACAAGGGAGCACTTCAGGATATCAATCTCTTTATTATGAAATcaggtcaaaataaaaaaaggaggaacttttcattttctttatggAAACACAACCATGACATATTAAAAATCTTTCAGTttgggaagaagaagaaacacgaCTCAGAGGTACATCAATGAATGCATCCTTTACAAGTTTAAATcttaaacacagagaaagagaccaAACTAAGCCATCCGATCTAAAAATTAGAAAGCCTTTGTCACACAGGGGAAAATAAATCTGCCTTCTCACACTTAACATGCATTAAAGAACCCAAAAAAGCAGCCAGTTTAGGAGATGATGGATGTAGCAATTAACTTTGTTTTGAGCAACATGACTAATCAACATGGCTGCCATGGAGAGCCAAGTGTATTATAATCTAAACAATTGCTACAAAGTATAATTTAAGTGATTAGCACACTTTAAAccagaaagaagaaacaaatgagCTTCTGCGGTTGGATTCATCTCCATGACACCAAGTTGAGTAGCCCTGTTCAGAAAAGTAGGCAGGTCAGAAAGGATGCTTTCCTCTGAGTCTCCGTCTTCATGTAAGGATTTTGTTCATCatgttggaggaggagggtaGTACTGGTTATACTGGGCATACTGGTTGTACTGCCCCCAGGAGTTTTGTCCCCAACTGCCGTATGGTTGCTGAGAAACAGGGAAGGAAAGAATAAGTTAGCAGGATCACCTCAATTTTAAAATaacttgaaacaaaaacatgcgTTTAACTTTGGTACAGTTGATTAGAAACAAGTTCTAACAAGAAAATAGACTTTAAAATGCTGCGTGTGACATGAAGGGAAAAGTAATCTCTTCAGATTAGAAACCCACCTGGTACCAGTTGTAGTTGTACGCAGAGTTGTTGGCCTGCGTGTCTGTCAGTGCGCTTGCTGCAGCCGCGGACTCGTCATCCACACGTTGTCTCTTGGCGTCGGGTTCTTGAGCGCTAAAGACAAACAGTTTACAGTGAGTGAAATCTCTTACTATTAGGTGTTTTTTGCTGCAGTGCCTATAATACATTTTCAGAGGATGTTTAGCTCATGTTAAACACCCAGTATAAGTTTGTGCTACAATGAATGACAACAGGATACTGAACTGCTATTATATGACTGGAATGTTGAATaaggaaatgaaaataatgatgtGTTGATGTGACCCAAGCCCTGTTCCAATATCCACCTGTCATACCCGTTCTCCGCTTTCCTCTTTGCGGGTTCACTTTCTTTCTGCAGTTTCTGTTGTTCGTTATATGCAGCCACAAGcctgaaagaaataaaataatgaaatttgGCCAGATCCAGTCAGTCAAATctccagggttttccctgccattatacggcttaggcgctgcgcccaagcatttttgcctcccgcctaagcagggttctccccagacggtggaagagCGGCACTACGCCGCTATACCGGTAGGTCAGcaccgctatactccgcgcgtgacggtgacgagcgtctgtccgtccgtccgttccccggttgacggctaggagctcccggctgactgcgatgagcgtccgtccgtcccccggctgacggagttgatgaccgtctgtccgtccgtccgtccgtgtcttcCCCCCCCGATTGAAGTTGACGAGTGTTCGCcacggacagacggtgcgccgcaacacaaaaaatttctggggagaaccctgatctCTGAAATTAACAAAACACTTACACATTTATGTCACTGCCAAAGTCCTCGAGGAACTCGACCTTGCGCTGGCAGAAGAGGAGGCGGGATTCAATAGCCATCGGACTCTGCAGGGCTCGGTCGAAACAAGCCAAGATCTCAGCCTCATTCTGCGTCACATCTCCATTGTATTCCAGCTCGAGCAAGTTTAGATAGAGCTTTGGATTAGTCTGAAAAGCCATAGAAGTACAAGTGAGTATGACATAAGTAGTGCAAAACTGCCATTGTGGAAGGTggtttaattcatttttaattacatAATAAAAAAGGCAATTCATCTATCAAGTGCATGTCAACTCCAGTTTCTCTTTACATTCTAAAACAGATTTCTTGGCAGGGGAATAACAGccaacattttctgtcatttaagGTTTAGTGTCCCCAAATTTCACCcaaatcatttaaaaacctGCTGTCTGGTATGTGCAAACCACTCTGATTTCCACTTaaggaaagaaaacactttCAATGATGTGAGGCGCCCTATATAGTGCAGCAGGAATCCAGAGAAGAGGTGATTAAATTATCTTGGTAgtgggcgtttttttttttttaatggcctCTATATACGGCTAAATAACCCAAGAGTGTCTAATGAAATTAACactacatgtaaaaaaaaaaaaaagaaaatagttttaagAAGGGCTTGCTAACTCTTTAAGTTCCCTTGGTAAAAAAGGTTATGCATGCATTTGTAGAAGGTTGTCACCTGGTCTTTTTCAATAGCATCCAGCAGCACCTTCCTGGCTTTGCTCAGACTTTTCTGCACCTTCATCTGCTGTCTGGCAAGCTTCACAGCATAGAACGACGTCTCAGTAGCATCCTTCCCGGACTCCATGGCCTCCCTTAGCAGCGCCTCTGCTTCATCCATGTTACCATGGCGACGCTCAAGACTGACCCTTCGAAGGCGTACCATGGCAAGACCCGGGACCGATTCCTCTAGCGACTTCAGGATGCCACGAGCCTCCTCGACATTGCCTggacaaagaaaagcaggtTATAGTAAGTGTGGCCCAAACAAtgctgttttcatttattcatcccTTTCCCTAATAAACTCCTGAGGACTGTCTTTTGTTTGCATGTTGTTTGAGTGCCACTCACCCTGCTGCTCCTCAAAGGCTGCCCACAGCAGGTGGATGGCTGGTTTCTTGGGCAGGTGGATGGTACACGCCTTCTTGTAGACATGTCTTACACCGTCAGTGCTGTAGCCCTCTATATATTTTGCATACTTCAGAGTGAAAAAGAGAAAGCGGAGTTGGAAGGAAtgcaggagaggacagagaaaaagaacagaggagaaaaagagaaa
It contains:
- the fkbp3 gene encoding peptidyl-prolyl cis-trans isomerase FKBP3, with the protein product MADEPTREWSDEQLKSDDLPKKDLIKFIQDNAAKSFLNEHKLLGNIKNVAKTAKKEQLVIAYNQLFESKRFKGTEPIEEVTEQVKAVKIEEKPKEVKEVVDEGPPKYTKSVLKKGDKVNFPKKGETVSCWYTGSLEDGTVFDTNIPAAARKKRQTKPLSFKAGLGRVIRGWDEAIMTMSKGETARLEIEPEWAYGRKGVPENKIPPNAKLIFEIELVAVD
- the faua gene encoding FAU ubiquitin like and ribosomal protein S30 fusion a, which codes for MPSVERLASTSIKMQLFLRAQNTHTLEVTGQETVGQIKAHVQAVEGLLVEDQVLLLAGCPLEDDSSLASCGVSEHCTLEVAGRLLGGKVHGSLARAGKVRGQTPKVDKQEKKKKKTGRAKRRIQYNRRFVNVVPTFGKKKGPNANS